In one window of Helianthus annuus cultivar XRQ/B chromosome 17, HanXRQr2.0-SUNRISE, whole genome shotgun sequence DNA:
- the LOC110921260 gene encoding uncharacterized protein ycf23 translates to MSSSICTPNSLLSYTQLKSIPDSLHSQPLKRSSSLITRASLSTPKETVLKSFNERRALKIISGLQNFNKDNVASVVTAADKGGATHVDIACDPELVKLVTSLTRLPVCVSSVDPSAFLAAVEAGASMVEIGNYDSFYDAGIVFSPEQILNLTVETRRILPLVTLSVTVPHTLSLPDQTKLAELLEQEGADIIQTEGGKCSNPSKPGVLGLIEKASPTLAAAYSISRAVKIPVMCASGLSAVTAPMAITAGAAGVGVGSAINKLNDVVAMIAEVRSIADSLGLAVTNGSELENRGLRV, encoded by the exons ATGAGTTCTTCAATTTGCACACCCAATTCTCTCCTTTCTTACACCCAATTGAAATCCATTCCCGATTCTCTTCACTCTCAGCCTCTAAAACGTTCTTCTTCTCTCATTACCAGAGCTTCTCTTTCCACCCCTAAAGAAACAGTCTTGAAATCTTTCAATGAAAGAAGAGCTCTCAAG ATCATTTCAGGCTTGCAGAATTTCAACAAAGATAATGTTGCTTCTGTTGTCACTGCTGCTGATAAG GGAGGAGCAACTCATGTGGATATAGCTTGTGACCCGGAGTTGGTCAAACTAGTCACCAGTTTGACCCGTCTCCCA GTTTGTGTGTCATCCGTTGATCCATCTGCATTTCTTGCTGCTGTAGAAGCCGGAGCTTCAATG GTCGAGATTGGGAACTATGATTCATTTTATGATGCGGGCATTGTTTTTTCACCCGAACAG ATATTGAACTTAACAGTTGAGACACGAAGAATTCTTCCATTGGTGACATTATCCGTGACCGTGCCTCACACATTAAGCCTCCCTGATCAA ACGAAGCTGGCGGAGCTTTTGGAACAAGAAGGTGCCGACATCATTCAGACCGAAGGAGGAAAATGCTCCAACCCATCAAAGCCCGGTGTTCTTGGTTTAATTGAAAAG GCGAGCCCAACATTGGCAGCAGCGTATTCGATTTCACGGGCTGTTAAGATTCCCGTGATGTGTGCCTCGGGATTAAGTGCAGTTACAGCACCAATGGCCATCACAGCAGGGGCCGCAGGAGTT GGTGTCGGGTCAGCGATTAACAAGCTAAATGATGTGGTTGCGATGATTGCGGAAGTCAGGTCGATTGCTGATTCGCTAGGGTTGGCGGTGACCAATGGAAGTGAATTAGAAAACAGAGGTTTGAGAGTGTAG
- the LOC110921349 gene encoding protein IQ-DOMAIN 14 isoform X1, which produces MAKRRWLTLIKRFFISETCQNRSKEKKIRWVFGRHKLKRLTSQSAVIERPKSAEKKVKPQVVVVVQETDESIQVLVDDGNAAAIKIQTAFRGFLARKALRALKGVVRLQAMIRGHLVRHQAVTTLKRLQSVVNIQSQTRAKRIQVANCSCHDNYQEHRGKDIKNVQIDMNSQKRWDDSILTKEEEGAMLFGKREAAMKRERIREYALSHRMSTESEQSKVNMKWRYWLERWVDTELAKREDLQNLGKSEDFESQKVKLRNLKLTDTPNHHLPRTTRHRKQRSIGEEHLGSPVFPTYMAATESARARARARSLSSPRLRPLSVDTWSASNSPYKQKLLSPISSINSDASSISQVWNANRRVGYSQRSPSLNGFTGHVKASKSSKNLSFSSESSMPNWDQIGNLR; this is translated from the exons ATGGCAAAAAGAAGATGGCTCACTTTAATCAAGAGGTTTTTCATCTCAGAAACCTGTCAAAATAGATCAAAG GAGAAGAAGATACGGTGGGTGTTTGGGAGGCATAAACTGAAGAGGTTAACTTCTCAATCAGCAGTTATTGAGAGACCAAAATCAGCTGAAAAGAAGGTGAAACCTCaagttgttgttgtggttcaAGAAACTGATGAATCTATACAAGTGTTGGTTGATGATGGTAATGCTGCAGCAATCAAGATTCAGACGGCTTTTCGGGGGTTTCTT GCAAGGAAAGCACTAAGAGCATTAAAGGGAGTAGTAAGACTACAAGCTATGATTCGCGGGCATTTAGTTCGACACCAGGCGGTCACAACTCTTAAACGTTTGCAATCGGTTGTCAACATTCAATCACAAACACGTGCCAAGAGAATCCAAGTGGCAAACTGCAGTTGTCATGATAATTATCAAGAACATAGAGGAAAGGATATAAAG AATGTGCAGATCGATATGAACAGTCAGAAAAGGTGGGATGACAGCATTTTAACCAAGGAAGAGGAGGGTGCTATGTTGTTTGGTAAGAGAGAAGCAGCTATGAAGAGAGAGAGGATTAGAGAGTATGCATTGAGCCACAGG ATGTCTACAGAATCTGAACAAAGCAAAGTGAATATGAAATGGCGGTACTGGTTAGAACGCTGGGTGGATACCGAATTAGCCAAAAGAGAAGATCTACAAAATCTCGGAAAATCCGAAGACTTCgaaagtcaaaaagtcaaactacGGAATCTGAAGCTAACCGACACACCAAATCATCATCTCCCAAGAACAACCCGTCACAGGAAACAACGTTCCATTGGAGAAGAACATTTGGGTTCACCCGTGTTCCCCACTTACATGGCTGCAACCGAATCCGCACGAGCCAGAGCGAGAGCCAGATCATTGAGCTCACCACGGCTAAGACCATTAAGTGTTGATACTTGGTCTGCAAGTAACTCTCCGTATAAGCAAAAGCTGTTGTCTCCCATCTCTTCTATTAATAGTGATGCAAGCAGCATTAGTCAGGTTTGGAATGCTAACAGGCGGGTTGGATATTCTCAGAGATCACCAAGCTTAAACGGGTTTACGGGTCATGTGAAAGCAAGCAAAAGTTCAAAAAATCTCAGCTTTAGTTCAGAGTCTTCAATGCCAAATTGGGATCAGATTGGCAATTTAAGATGA
- the LOC110922340 gene encoding F-box protein At2g21930, which yields MSDNIPFEIQVEILKRLPVKLLIQFRSVSKTWRSLIDGSSFIAEYARQHTETQHILLRYRDYQPNYELRYVSIVDDETFPGNKVSLTHPVLRQMCKHYSIIGYSHGLFCFYHEAQVVCNGHSFGTGRVVLWNPSIRKSVDAVVSNVADGVTYETVLNFGVCRETNDPKIVKITHLIWWGNIESASHIPWQVEVYTLSTGAWRSLSGNLPRKRIHFDFSPEFDNCYSVDMGGVLYWLAVDWDSMDGESCNLIISFDMTSEEFGEVNLPNGLAHSPDGHCLRVSKLGESLVVFEEADQMVYNVWMMEGDVSKSFTKRFTLNVNALHHPQAILGFRKSGEPIIEMLENENDFEPGRVAVYEPHSKHMYNLGFDGMSSTFFVYPYMETLLLLDQPNLTIHNEPETLNVQDDLVA from the coding sequence ATGTCTGACAACATACCATTCGAAATCCAAGTGGAAATCCTCAAAAGGCTTCCTGTCAAGTTGTTGATTCAATTCCGGTCCGTCTCCAAGACATGGAGGTCTTTGATCGATGGCTCTAGTTTTATTGCTGAATATGCCCGCCAACACACAGAGACACAACATATACTTTTACGGTATCGAGATTATCAACCTAATTACGAACTAAGGTATGTTTCCATTGTTGATGACGAAACCTTCCCTGGAAATAAAGTTTCCCTTACTCATCCCGTATTGCGTCAAATGTGCAAACATTATAGCATAATTGGCTATTCTCACGGCTTGTTTTGTTTCTACCATGAGGCTCAAGTGGTCTGTAATGGCCACAGTTTTGGAACGGGCAGGGTTGTTCTTTGGAATCCGTCTATTAGAAAATCGGTTGATGCTGTTGTGTCTAATGTGGCAGATGGGGTCACATATGAGACCGTATTAAATTTTGGGGTTTGTCGTGAGACTAATGACCCTAAGATTGTCAAGATCACACATCTTATTTGGTGGGGCAATATAGAAAGTGCAAGTCACATCCCTTGGCAAGTTGAGGTCTATACATTAAGCACAGGGGCTTGGAGAAGTCTAAGTGGCAATCTCCCTCGTAAACGGATTCACTTTGATTTTTCTCCAGAATTTGATAATTGTTACTCGGTAGACATGGGTGGGGTTCTTTATTGGTTAGCTGTTGATTGGGATAGCATGGATGGCGAGTCTTGTAATCTGATTATTTCATTTGATATGACAAGTGAAGAATTTGGAGAAGTAAACCTCCCAAACGGGTTAGCACACTCCCCAGATGGACATTGTTTGCGTGTGTCTAAACTAGGGGAATCTCTTGTTGTGTTTGAAGAGGCCGACCAAATGGTGTACAATGTATGGATGATGGAGGGTGATGTTTCAAAATCATTTACAAAGCGATTCACTTTGAATGTTAACGCATTACATCACCCACAAGCGATCCTGGGATTTAGAAAGAGTGGTGAACCTATAATTgaaatgttagaaaatgaaaatgATTTTGAACCAGGACGAGTTGCTGTTTATGAGCCCCACTCCAAGCACATGTATAATCTTGGGTTTGATGGAATGTCGTCGACATTTTTTGTGTATCCCTACATGGAAACACTATTATTGCTTGATCAGCCGAATCTTACAATTCACAATGAACCGGAAACTCTTAACGTTCAGGATGATTTGGTCGCGTAA
- the LOC110921349 gene encoding protein IQ-DOMAIN 14 isoform X2, giving the protein MAKRRWLTLIKRFFISETCQNRSKEKKIRWVFGRHKLKRLTSQSAVIERPKSAEKKVKPQVVVVVQETDESIQVLVDDGNAAAIKIQTAFRGFLARKALRALKGVVRLQAMIRGHLVRHQAVTTLKRLQSVVNIQSQTRAKRIQVANCSCHDNYQEHRGKDIKIDMNSQKRWDDSILTKEEEGAMLFGKREAAMKRERIREYALSHRMSTESEQSKVNMKWRYWLERWVDTELAKREDLQNLGKSEDFESQKVKLRNLKLTDTPNHHLPRTTRHRKQRSIGEEHLGSPVFPTYMAATESARARARARSLSSPRLRPLSVDTWSASNSPYKQKLLSPISSINSDASSISQVWNANRRVGYSQRSPSLNGFTGHVKASKSSKNLSFSSESSMPNWDQIGNLR; this is encoded by the exons ATGGCAAAAAGAAGATGGCTCACTTTAATCAAGAGGTTTTTCATCTCAGAAACCTGTCAAAATAGATCAAAG GAGAAGAAGATACGGTGGGTGTTTGGGAGGCATAAACTGAAGAGGTTAACTTCTCAATCAGCAGTTATTGAGAGACCAAAATCAGCTGAAAAGAAGGTGAAACCTCaagttgttgttgtggttcaAGAAACTGATGAATCTATACAAGTGTTGGTTGATGATGGTAATGCTGCAGCAATCAAGATTCAGACGGCTTTTCGGGGGTTTCTT GCAAGGAAAGCACTAAGAGCATTAAAGGGAGTAGTAAGACTACAAGCTATGATTCGCGGGCATTTAGTTCGACACCAGGCGGTCACAACTCTTAAACGTTTGCAATCGGTTGTCAACATTCAATCACAAACACGTGCCAAGAGAATCCAAGTGGCAAACTGCAGTTGTCATGATAATTATCAAGAACATAGAGGAAAGGATATAAAG ATCGATATGAACAGTCAGAAAAGGTGGGATGACAGCATTTTAACCAAGGAAGAGGAGGGTGCTATGTTGTTTGGTAAGAGAGAAGCAGCTATGAAGAGAGAGAGGATTAGAGAGTATGCATTGAGCCACAGG ATGTCTACAGAATCTGAACAAAGCAAAGTGAATATGAAATGGCGGTACTGGTTAGAACGCTGGGTGGATACCGAATTAGCCAAAAGAGAAGATCTACAAAATCTCGGAAAATCCGAAGACTTCgaaagtcaaaaagtcaaactacGGAATCTGAAGCTAACCGACACACCAAATCATCATCTCCCAAGAACAACCCGTCACAGGAAACAACGTTCCATTGGAGAAGAACATTTGGGTTCACCCGTGTTCCCCACTTACATGGCTGCAACCGAATCCGCACGAGCCAGAGCGAGAGCCAGATCATTGAGCTCACCACGGCTAAGACCATTAAGTGTTGATACTTGGTCTGCAAGTAACTCTCCGTATAAGCAAAAGCTGTTGTCTCCCATCTCTTCTATTAATAGTGATGCAAGCAGCATTAGTCAGGTTTGGAATGCTAACAGGCGGGTTGGATATTCTCAGAGATCACCAAGCTTAAACGGGTTTACGGGTCATGTGAAAGCAAGCAAAAGTTCAAAAAATCTCAGCTTTAGTTCAGAGTCTTCAATGCCAAATTGGGATCAGATTGGCAATTTAAGATGA